A stretch of Lathyrus oleraceus cultivar Zhongwan6 chromosome 6, CAAS_Psat_ZW6_1.0, whole genome shotgun sequence DNA encodes these proteins:
- the LOC127096524 gene encoding pre-mRNA-splicing factor ATP-dependent RNA helicase prp22-like, whose amino-acid sequence MILSLWKLDVDDFWFFGYVDFPDVESLVCAFATLVYLGALDQHCKLTNIGEFMSVFPLEPQMSKVLAVSPDFNCSQEILSISSMLSGWSIQQHHGHCTTNYQNILIVKQRVLFARWRGIVCKMERSCNRWRYHYASQVVFSRVWYSASEDERERKIRFFDFQLIREEPGKSNNVWRSI is encoded by the exons ATGATTCTCTCTTTATGGAAACTTGATGTAGAtgatttttggttttttggttacGTTGACTTTCCTGATGTTGAATCTCTAGTGTGCGCCTTTGCAACATTGGTGTACTTGGGTGCATTGGATCAACATTGCAAGTTAACAAATATTGGTGAGTTTATGAGTGTGTTTCCCTTGGAACCACAAATGTCAAAGGTGCTAGCTGTTAGCCCTGACTTCAACTGTTCACAAGAGATACTATCAATTTCTTCCATGCTATCAG GTTGGTCGATTCAGCAGCATCATGGTCATTGTACTACAAATTATCAAAATATTCTAATAGTGAAGCAAAGG GTATTGTTTGCAAGATGGAGAGGTATTGTTTGCAAGATGGAGAGGTCTTGTAATAGATGGAGATACCATTATGCTTCACAAGTTGTGTTTTCTAGAGTATGGTATTCAGCCTCTGAAGATGAACGAGAAAGGAAAATCCGCTTCTTTGATTTCCAACTAATTAGAGAGGAACCCGGTAAAAGCAATAACGTGTGGAGGAGCATCTAG
- the LOC127096525 gene encoding probable pre-mRNA-splicing factor ATP-dependent RNA helicase DEAH3: MENPKESHLLAAKRNLRKSTSGYVFMLGFRAISWTSKKQEIITLSTIEAEYIVATTCVCQAIWIRRILEGLNFVQERKVDATVIYCDNSSTIKLSNNLVLHGRSKHKDLKFHFIQNLTKDEVIELHYCKIEDQVADIRINPLKVAAFQKLRALLGLSLDETFMVLLLGEWRKESGEEGGSRRKEEEARNLAAQRSVVIIIDDIQERTLATDLLLGYLSTLLTKRADLKLIFMSSTSLESEKFKEHFQEHYPSIHIMKVPGRLHPVEIVYTSDEEVDRNNYLDAVTKTVVNIHRHEPPGDVLVFLSEEGEVEDACNKISKEICNLKNLVGPMKLVPLYSCLPATMQHKIFEPCSGRKIVVTTNIVESSLSMDDISYVVDSGFVKKKVFDNKLNMECLVTSTISKASADMRSEHAGRTISGKCFRVYTEESYKNNRDQEICPEILRLRVCLI, translated from the exons ATGGAAAATCCTAAGGAGAGTCATCTCTTGGCAGCAAAGAGAAATCTTAG AAAGAGTACTTCTGGCTATGTCTTTATGTTGGGTTTTAGAGCCATCTCATGGACATCAAAGAAACAAGAGATAATTACTCTATCAACTATCGAAGCAGAATATATTGTTGCAACAACATGTGTTTGTCAAGCAATTTGGATTAGGAGGATTCTTGAAGGGCTGAATTTTGTGCAAGAAAGGAAAGTTGATGCTACTGTAATTTACTGTGACAACAGTTCAACTATCAAACTGTCCAATAATCTTGTTTTACATGGAAGAAGCAAACACAAAGACTTGAAATTTCATTTTATCCAGAATCTCACAAAGGATGAGGTGATTGAACTTCACTACTGCAAAATTGAAGACCAAGTTGCTGATATAAGGATAAATCCATTGAAGGTGGCTGCATTTCAGAAGCTTAGAGCATTGTTGG GTTTAAGTTTGGATGAAACTTTTATGGTGTTGTTGTTGGGTGAATGGAGAAAAGAGAGTGGAGAGGAAGGTGGTAGTAGGAG AAAAGAGGAAGAAGCTCGCAATCTGGCAGCACAGAGATCAGTTGTTATAATTATCGACGATATACAGGAAAGAACTTTGGCTACTGATTTGCTACTTGGATATTTATCCACACTTCTTACAAAAAGAGCAGATTTGAAGTTGATATTCATGAGTAGTACAAGTCTTGAATCTGAAAAGTTCAAGGAACATTTCCAAGAACATTATCCTAGTATTCATATTATGAAAGTTCCTGGAAGGTTACATCCTGTGGAAATTGTTTATACAAGTGATGAAGAAGTTGATAGGAATAATTACTTGGATGCTGTTACAAAGACTGTGGTGAATATACATAGACATGAACCTCCTGGAGATGTACTTGTGTTTTTGAGTGAAGAGGGAGAGGTAGAAGATGCATGCAACAAAATATCAAAAGAAATATGTAATCTAAAGAATCTTGTGGGTCCTATGAAACTGGTTCCACTATATTCTTGTCTACCAGCAACAATGCAACACAAGATTTTTGAACCATGTTCTGGAAGAAAGATTGTGGTAACAACAAATATAGTAGAATCTTCCTTATCAATGGATGATATTTCGTATGTTGTTGACTCTGGATTTGTTAAGAAAAAGGTTTTTGACAATAAACTAAATATGGAGTGTCTAGTAACGTCAACAATATCAAAAGCAAGTGCAGATATGAGGTCAGAGCATGCTGGTAGAACAATAAGCGGGAAATGTTTTAGAGTTTATACAGAAGAAAGTTACAAGAATAATCGTGATCAAGAGATATGTCCTGAAATTCTGAGATTAAGGGTGTGTTTGATTTAG
- the LOC127092392 gene encoding PTI1-like tyrosine-protein kinase 1 isoform X1, translating to MDRSDFHHHHRHSAHAPHPPPDYFVRVGDSDNKDDLYLRKRTRMRRWLCCTCQVEESYPSNENEHLKSPRGYGDGNTKSSRVSAPPKPEAQKAPPPIEVPALSLDELKEKTDNFGSKALIGEGSYGRVYYATLNDGSAVAVKKLDVSTEPESNNEFLTQVSMVSRLKNENFVELHGYCVEGNLRVLAYEFATMGSLHDILHGRKGVQGAQPGPTLNWMQRVRIAVDAARGLEYLHEKVQPSIIHRDIRSSNVLIFEDYRAKIADFNLSNQAPDMAARLHSTRVLGTFGYHAPEYAMTGQLTQKSDVYSFGVVLLELLTGRKPVDHTMPRGQQSLVTWATPRLSEDKVKQCVDPKLKGEYPPKGVAKLAAVAALCVQYEAEFRPNMSIVVKALQPLLKAPPAPAPET from the exons ATGGACCGCTCTGACTTTCACCATCATCATCGTCATTCG GCACATGCTCCTCATCCTCCCCCTGATTACTTTGTTCGGGTTGGGGACTCAGATAACAAAGACGATTTATATTTGAGGAAGAGAACGAGAATGCGTCGTTGGCTATGCTGCACTTGTCAGGTCGAAGAGTCTTATCCATCCAATGAAAACGAACACCTGAAAAGCCCAAGGGGTTATGGAGATG GCAACACAAAAAGTTCGAGAGTGTCGGCTCCTCCCAAACCTGAAGCACAAAAGGCACCACCACCTATCGAAGTTCCAGCATTATCCTTAGATGAGCTGAAGGAAAAAACGGACAACTTTGGATCAAAGGCATTGATTGGTGAAGGCTCGTACGGGAGGGTGTATTATGCAACATTAAACGATGGAAGTGCTGTGGCTGTGAAAAAGCTTGATGTTTCTACTGAACCTGAATCAAATAACGAGTTTCTCACCCAG GTTTCCATGGTCTCAAGATTGAAGAATGAAAATTTTGTTGAATTGCATGGATACTGTGTTGAAGGAAATCTTCGTGTACTTGCATACGAGTTTGCTACTATGGGCTCTCTTCATGATATTTTGCACG GTAGAAAGGGAGTTCAAGGGGCACAACCTGGGCCAACTCTTAACTGGATGCAGCGAGTTCGAATTGCAGTTGATGCAGCAAGGGGATTAGAATATTTACATGAGAAAGTTCAACCATCAATTATACATAGGGATATCAGGTCAAGCAACGTGCTTATCTTTGAAGACTACAGAGCTAAGATAGCTGATTTTAACCTCTCTAATCAGGCCCCTGACATGGCTGCACGCCTTCATTCTACCCGTGTATTAGGAACCTTTGGGTATCATGCTCCAGA ATATGCCATGACTGGACAGTTGACTCAAAAAAGTGATGTCTACAGTTTTGGGGTTGTTCTTCTTGAGCTGCTTACAGGTAGAAAACCCGTTGATCATACCATGCCTCGAGGACAGCAGAGTCTTGTCACTTGG GCTACCCCAAGATTAAGTGAAGATAAAGTGAAACAATGCGTTGACCCAAAACTGAAAGGAGAATATCCCCCTAAAGGAGTTGCTAAG CTTGCAGCTGTAGCAGCACTGTGTGTGCAGTATGAAGCTGAGTTCAGGCCTAATATGAGCATTGTTGTTAAAGCACTCCAACCACTTCTGAAGGCTCCTCCCGCACCTGCACCAGAAACTTGA
- the LOC127092392 gene encoding PTI1-like tyrosine-protein kinase 3 isoform X2 has protein sequence MRRWLCCTCQVEESYPSNENEHLKSPRGYGDGNTKSSRVSAPPKPEAQKAPPPIEVPALSLDELKEKTDNFGSKALIGEGSYGRVYYATLNDGSAVAVKKLDVSTEPESNNEFLTQVSMVSRLKNENFVELHGYCVEGNLRVLAYEFATMGSLHDILHGRKGVQGAQPGPTLNWMQRVRIAVDAARGLEYLHEKVQPSIIHRDIRSSNVLIFEDYRAKIADFNLSNQAPDMAARLHSTRVLGTFGYHAPEYAMTGQLTQKSDVYSFGVVLLELLTGRKPVDHTMPRGQQSLVTWATPRLSEDKVKQCVDPKLKGEYPPKGVAKLAAVAALCVQYEAEFRPNMSIVVKALQPLLKAPPAPAPET, from the exons ATGCGTCGTTGGCTATGCTGCACTTGTCAGGTCGAAGAGTCTTATCCATCCAATGAAAACGAACACCTGAAAAGCCCAAGGGGTTATGGAGATG GCAACACAAAAAGTTCGAGAGTGTCGGCTCCTCCCAAACCTGAAGCACAAAAGGCACCACCACCTATCGAAGTTCCAGCATTATCCTTAGATGAGCTGAAGGAAAAAACGGACAACTTTGGATCAAAGGCATTGATTGGTGAAGGCTCGTACGGGAGGGTGTATTATGCAACATTAAACGATGGAAGTGCTGTGGCTGTGAAAAAGCTTGATGTTTCTACTGAACCTGAATCAAATAACGAGTTTCTCACCCAG GTTTCCATGGTCTCAAGATTGAAGAATGAAAATTTTGTTGAATTGCATGGATACTGTGTTGAAGGAAATCTTCGTGTACTTGCATACGAGTTTGCTACTATGGGCTCTCTTCATGATATTTTGCACG GTAGAAAGGGAGTTCAAGGGGCACAACCTGGGCCAACTCTTAACTGGATGCAGCGAGTTCGAATTGCAGTTGATGCAGCAAGGGGATTAGAATATTTACATGAGAAAGTTCAACCATCAATTATACATAGGGATATCAGGTCAAGCAACGTGCTTATCTTTGAAGACTACAGAGCTAAGATAGCTGATTTTAACCTCTCTAATCAGGCCCCTGACATGGCTGCACGCCTTCATTCTACCCGTGTATTAGGAACCTTTGGGTATCATGCTCCAGA ATATGCCATGACTGGACAGTTGACTCAAAAAAGTGATGTCTACAGTTTTGGGGTTGTTCTTCTTGAGCTGCTTACAGGTAGAAAACCCGTTGATCATACCATGCCTCGAGGACAGCAGAGTCTTGTCACTTGG GCTACCCCAAGATTAAGTGAAGATAAAGTGAAACAATGCGTTGACCCAAAACTGAAAGGAGAATATCCCCCTAAAGGAGTTGCTAAG CTTGCAGCTGTAGCAGCACTGTGTGTGCAGTATGAAGCTGAGTTCAGGCCTAATATGAGCATTGTTGTTAAAGCACTCCAACCACTTCTGAAGGCTCCTCCCGCACCTGCACCAGAAACTTGA